In the Campylobacter sp. RM6914 genome, one interval contains:
- the rplM gene encoding 50S ribosomal protein L13 — MTKITKPNEVKRDWIVLDATGKRFGRLLTEVATLLRGKHKPSYTPNVDCGDYVIIINASKAEFTGANKAEQKLYHRHSGYFGSVKSEKFGDLLVNNPVKLYKLAVRGMLPKTKLGKEMIKKLKVYEGSEHPHTAQIAKEGK, encoded by the coding sequence ATGACAAAAATAACAAAGCCAAATGAAGTAAAACGCGACTGGATCGTACTTGATGCGACCGGCAAACGTTTCGGTAGATTACTAACCGAAGTTGCGACACTACTTCGCGGCAAACATAAACCAAGCTATACTCCAAACGTTGATTGCGGTGATTATGTTATCATCATAAACGCTTCAAAAGCTGAATTTACAGGTGCAAACAAGGCTGAGCAAAAGCTATATCACAGACATTCAGGATATTTCGGTAGCGTTAAAAGCGAAAAATTTGGTGATTTATTAGTAAATAACCCTGTTAAGCTTTACAAGTTAGCCGTTCGCGGTATGCTTCCAAAGACAAAACTTGGCAAAGAGATGATTAAAAAATTAAAAGTGTATGAAGGAAGCGAACATCCTCATACTGCACAAATCGCTAAAGAAGGAAAATAA
- the rpsI gene encoding 30S ribosomal protein S9, which translates to MATVYATGKRKTAIAKVWVKAGSGKIIVNGMDLNAWLGGHEAIKLKVIQPLLVTKQETLIDVKADTLGGGYSAQAEALRHGISRALAAMDADFRALLKPKGLLTRDSRTVERKKFGRRKARRSPQFSKR; encoded by the coding sequence ATGGCAACAGTTTATGCAACAGGAAAAAGAAAAACAGCGATTGCTAAGGTATGGGTAAAAGCTGGTAGCGGAAAAATCATAGTAAACGGAATGGATCTTAACGCTTGGTTAGGTGGCCATGAGGCTATCAAGTTAAAAGTTATTCAGCCACTTCTTGTAACCAAACAAGAGACTTTAATAGATGTTAAAGCCGACACTTTAGGTGGCGGATACTCGGCTCAAGCGGAAGCTTTAAGACACGGAATTTCACGTGCTCTAGCTGCAATGGATGCTGATTTTAGAGCTCTTTTAAAACCAAAAGGACTTCTTACTCGTGACTCAAGAACAGTTGAGAGAAAGAAATTCGGACGTAGAAAAGCTAGACGTAGCCCGCAATTCTCAAAACGTTAA
- a CDS encoding OmpA family protein: MKKIALAMVAATALFASNSAYNYEVTPTIGGVHSEGNLGYKNDQVNVGIKAARNLEGLFFDQFELGVDYTHRLKETVKGVTRTGHATRYTANLVKDIFDFTDNFGLYGLVGLGYEDLSSKFVDNEDGGFGQYGLGLRYQVTDVFALKAEVRDAIKFEHADHNLFYTLGFGIGLDAKNVAPVVAAAPAMAPAAPVSLDDDNDGVLNDVDKCPNTPAGVVVDETGCEKVIVLRDLGVNFAFDSYTVSPTYAAEIKKVADFMAENPDYKVVLAGHTDSVGKEAYNQKLSEKRANAVAKTLEGYGVSADKISTLGYGELRPIADNGTKEGRAQNRRVEATFNK, from the coding sequence ATGAAAAAGATTGCTTTAGCTATGGTTGCTGCGACAGCGCTTTTTGCGTCAAACTCAGCATACAACTACGAGGTTACTCCTACTATTGGCGGAGTTCATTCAGAAGGTAACTTGGGCTATAAAAATGATCAAGTTAATGTAGGTATCAAAGCTGCTAGAAACCTTGAGGGTCTATTCTTTGATCAATTCGAGCTAGGAGTTGACTATACTCATAGACTAAAAGAAACTGTAAAAGGTGTTACTAGAACAGGTCATGCTACTAGATATACTGCAAATCTTGTAAAAGACATTTTTGATTTTACAGATAACTTTGGTCTTTATGGTCTTGTTGGCTTAGGATACGAAGATCTATCTAGCAAATTTGTTGATAACGAAGATGGCGGTTTTGGTCAATACGGATTAGGCTTAAGATACCAAGTAACAGATGTATTTGCTCTTAAAGCAGAAGTTCGTGATGCTATCAAATTTGAGCATGCTGATCACAATTTATTCTACACACTTGGCTTTGGTATAGGTCTTGACGCTAAAAATGTAGCACCAGTAGTAGCTGCCGCTCCTGCTATGGCTCCTGCCGCTCCTGTTTCACTTGATGATGACAACGATGGCGTTTTAAATGATGTTGATAAATGCCCTAACACTCCTGCAGGTGTAGTTGTTGACGAGACAGGTTGTGAAAAAGTTATCGTTCTTCGCGATCTTGGCGTAAACTTTGCTTTTGATAGCTATACTGTTAGCCCAACTTATGCAGCAGAGATCAAAAAAGTGGCTGACTTTATGGCTGAAAACCCTGACTACAAAGTAGTTCTTGCAGGTCACACTGATAGCGTAGGAAAAGAAGCTTACAACCAAAAATTATCTGAAAAAAGAGCTAATGCAGTTGCTAAAACTCTTGAGGGTTATGGCGTAAGCGCAGATAAAATTTCAACTCTAGGTTATGGTGAGTTAAGACCAATAGCTGACAACGGCACAAAAGAGGGTCGCGCTCAAAATAGACGCGTTGAAGCTACTTTCAACAAGTAA
- a CDS encoding HAD family hydrolase, translated as MKKTVLFDLDGTLIDSTPAILDGFRTAFTTQRKPTPSDEAIKALVGYPLDIIFARLGVAEKAVQDYIDIYKDRYRQIYLEQTTLLEFAKEALELASKNANVGIVTTKTTKYSINILENLGVMKFIKTVVGRDDVTHPKPDPEPINLALTRLDKTSDEDRKNSFMVGDTIMDMLSAKGADINPLGVLCGYQNKEQLEKQTQNIFKNSFEAVKFLSNL; from the coding sequence TTGAAAAAAACTGTTTTATTTGACCTTGACGGCACGCTAATCGACTCTACTCCTGCCATACTTGATGGCTTTCGCACTGCTTTTACGACGCAAAGAAAACCAACTCCAAGCGATGAAGCTATAAAAGCACTTGTTGGCTATCCGCTGGACATTATCTTTGCAAGACTTGGTGTTGCCGAGAAGGCGGTGCAAGATTATATAGACATATACAAAGATCGTTACAGGCAAATTTATTTAGAACAAACCACTCTTTTAGAATTCGCAAAAGAGGCCCTGGAACTAGCCAGCAAAAATGCTAATGTTGGCATAGTAACTACAAAAACAACTAAGTACTCCATAAATATACTTGAAAATTTAGGTGTAATGAAATTTATAAAAACAGTAGTTGGGAGAGATGATGTAACTCATCCTAAGCCTGACCCAGAACCTATAAATTTAGCTTTAACTAGACTTGATAAAACTAGTGATGAAGATAGAAAAAACAGCTTCATGGTAGGTGATACGATCATGGATATGCTATCTGCTAAAGGCGCTGATATCAATCCTCTTGGCGTGCTATGCGGATATCAAAATAAAGAGCAGTTGGAAAAACAGACGCAAAATATCTTTAAAAATTCATTTGAAGCGGTCAAATTTCTATCAAATTTATAG
- the nifJ gene encoding pyruvate:ferredoxin (flavodoxin) oxidoreductase — MSKIMKTMDGNEAAAYASYAFTEVAGIYPITPSSPMADYTDAWAAAGKKNLFGMPVKVVEMQSEGGAAGTVHGSLQVGALTTTYTASQGLLLKIPNMYKIAGQLLPGVIHVSARSLAAQALSIFGDHQDIYACRQTGFAMLASGSVQEVMDIAGVAHLAAIKGRVPFLHFFDGFRTSHEIQKIEVMDYAHFDRLLDKEALQKFRDESLNPESPKTRGTAQNDDIYFQTRELANRFYDAVPDIVADYLKEISKITGRNYKPFNYYGDPEAERIVIAMGSVTQALEEVIDHLRAKGEKVGMINVHLYRPFSLKYLFDVMPKTVKKIAVLDRTKEPGSLGEPLYLDIKAAFYGQPNQPVIVGGRYGLSSKDVDPAQLIAIYENLNLSEPKNGFTVGIVDDVTFTSLEVGEKISLSDDSVKECLFYGLGADGTVGANKNSIKIIGDKTDLYAQAYFAYDSKKSGGYTRSHLRFGKKPIRSTYLVSNPHFVACSVAAYLEIYDVIDGIRENGTFLLNSIWDADETVAKIPNRVKKILADKKVNFYIINATKLAHDIGLKNRTNTIMQSAFFKLAEIIPFDQAQKYMKEYAYKAYIKKGEAIVEMNYKAIDVGADGLVKVEIDPSWSNLKDESKNTDAYVGNDFIEKVVKPINAARGDSLPVSAFLGYEDGHFESGTTAYEKRGVGVMVPKWIEENCIQCNQCAFVCPHAVIRPFLIDDNELANAPQSLKDHVLDAKGKEVKGLKYKIQVSPLDCTGCELCAQNCPSKEKSLVMVPLEEEMDKNEQVNADYLFKQVTYKDDLMSKESVKGSSFAQPLLEFHGACPGCGETPYIGLVTRLFGDHMIVANATGCSSIYGGSAPSTPYTKNKDGHGVAWANSLFEDNAEFGMGMNVAVETIRHRIEDIMLRTKDNVPNALSALYNDWIEFKADSAKTAEITKILVPILEQNSDSEGVKEILSLKKYLTKKSQWIIGGDGWAYDIGFGGLDHVLASGENVNVLVLDTEVYSNTGGQSSKSSRAGSIAQFTASGKPAQKKDLGYIAMTYGNIFVAQINSNASQANTIKAILAAEAYDGPSLVIAYSPCIAHGIKGGLSLSGNQAELATKCGYWPTYVYDPRLTKEGKNPLKLNSKEPDWSLYEEFLLNEVRYSALKKTNPEHADALLTKNKEDAKRRYRQLKRLSLADFSDEIETSEES; from the coding sequence ATGAGTAAAATTATGAAAACCATGGATGGAAACGAGGCTGCAGCTTACGCTTCTTACGCATTTACGGAAGTTGCCGGAATTTATCCTATCACGCCTAGTTCGCCTATGGCTGACTATACGGACGCTTGGGCTGCTGCGGGCAAAAAAAATCTCTTTGGTATGCCTGTTAAGGTGGTTGAGATGCAAAGCGAGGGCGGCGCGGCAGGCACGGTGCACGGCTCACTTCAAGTTGGAGCGCTTACTACAACATACACAGCTTCTCAAGGCTTGCTTTTAAAAATTCCAAATATGTATAAGATCGCAGGACAACTACTCCCTGGTGTTATACATGTAAGTGCGCGTTCATTGGCGGCACAGGCGCTTTCGATCTTTGGTGATCATCAAGATATCTATGCCTGTCGCCAAACGGGCTTTGCGATGCTTGCATCTGGCTCAGTGCAAGAGGTTATGGATATAGCTGGTGTTGCACACCTCGCGGCGATTAAGGGTAGAGTGCCGTTTTTGCACTTTTTTGATGGCTTTAGAACAAGCCATGAGATACAAAAGATTGAAGTGATGGATTACGCTCACTTTGATAGACTTCTTGATAAAGAAGCTTTGCAAAAATTTAGAGACGAGTCACTAAACCCAGAAAGTCCAAAAACTCGCGGAACGGCTCAAAATGACGACATCTACTTCCAGACTCGCGAGCTTGCAAATCGCTTCTATGACGCGGTGCCTGACATCGTAGCGGATTATTTAAAAGAAATTTCAAAGATCACAGGACGCAACTATAAGCCGTTTAACTACTACGGCGACCCAGAGGCAGAGCGTATTGTGATCGCTATGGGTTCTGTTACTCAAGCGCTTGAAGAGGTCATCGATCATCTACGCGCAAAAGGTGAAAAAGTCGGTATGATAAACGTCCATCTCTACCGCCCGTTTAGTCTAAAATATCTATTTGACGTTATGCCAAAAACAGTTAAAAAGATCGCCGTACTTGATAGGACAAAAGAACCAGGAAGCCTTGGCGAACCACTATATCTTGATATAAAAGCGGCATTTTACGGACAGCCAAATCAGCCTGTTATCGTGGGCGGTCGTTACGGACTAAGCTCAAAAGACGTTGATCCCGCACAACTTATCGCCATATATGAGAATTTAAATTTAAGCGAGCCTAAAAATGGCTTTACTGTGGGTATCGTTGATGATGTTACATTTACTTCGCTTGAAGTTGGAGAGAAAATTTCACTAAGCGACGATAGTGTTAAAGAGTGTCTATTCTACGGACTTGGCGCAGACGGCACAGTAGGTGCGAATAAAAACTCGATTAAAATTATCGGCGATAAAACCGATCTTTACGCACAGGCGTATTTTGCCTATGACAGCAAGAAATCAGGTGGCTACACTAGAAGCCATTTAAGATTTGGCAAAAAACCTATCCGCTCAACCTATCTTGTATCTAACCCACACTTCGTGGCATGTTCTGTTGCAGCGTATCTTGAAATTTACGATGTGATCGACGGCATCCGTGAGAATGGCACATTCTTGCTAAACTCAATTTGGGATGCCGATGAAACCGTTGCAAAGATACCAAATAGAGTGAAAAAAATCCTAGCCGATAAAAAGGTAAATTTTTACATCATAAACGCAACTAAATTGGCTCATGACATCGGGCTTAAAAACCGCACGAATACCATTATGCAGTCAGCTTTCTTCAAACTTGCCGAGATTATTCCGTTTGATCAGGCGCAAAAATATATGAAAGAGTACGCCTACAAAGCCTATATCAAAAAAGGCGAAGCGATAGTCGAGATGAACTACAAGGCTATCGACGTTGGTGCGGACGGGCTTGTGAAGGTTGAAATCGATCCAAGCTGGTCAAATTTAAAAGATGAGAGCAAAAATACCGACGCTTACGTTGGTAATGACTTTATCGAAAAGGTTGTTAAACCGATAAATGCGGCGCGTGGTGATAGCCTGCCTGTATCGGCGTTTTTGGGTTACGAAGACGGACACTTTGAGTCTGGCACGACAGCTTATGAGAAGCGTGGTGTGGGTGTGATGGTGCCAAAATGGATAGAGGAAAACTGTATCCAATGTAACCAATGCGCCTTTGTCTGCCCACACGCTGTTATCCGACCGTTTCTCATAGATGATAACGAATTAGCAAATGCTCCACAAAGTCTAAAAGATCACGTCCTAGATGCAAAAGGTAAAGAGGTTAAAGGACTAAAATACAAAATCCAAGTTAGCCCGCTTGACTGTACCGGTTGTGAGCTTTGTGCGCAAAACTGTCCAAGCAAGGAGAAGTCACTTGTAATGGTGCCGCTTGAAGAGGAAATGGATAAGAATGAGCAGGTAAATGCCGACTATCTATTTAAGCAAGTTACCTATAAAGATGATTTGATGAGCAAAGAGAGTGTGAAAGGCTCAAGCTTCGCGCAGCCTCTACTTGAGTTCCACGGAGCGTGTCCTGGATGTGGCGAGACTCCATATATCGGGCTTGTTACAAGATTATTTGGTGACCATATGATAGTAGCAAATGCAACCGGATGCAGCTCGATTTATGGCGGTAGTGCACCTTCAACTCCATATACTAAAAATAAAGATGGCCACGGTGTAGCGTGGGCGAACTCGCTATTTGAGGATAACGCCGAGTTTGGTATGGGTATGAATGTGGCTGTCGAGACTATCCGCCACCGCATAGAAGACATCATGCTTCGTACGAAAGATAACGTGCCTAATGCACTTAGTGCACTTTATAATGATTGGATTGAGTTTAAAGCTGATAGCGCAAAAACGGCTGAGATAACTAAAATTTTAGTGCCGATTTTAGAGCAAAATTCAGATAGTGAAGGTGTGAAAGAAATTTTAAGCCTTAAAAAATATCTAACCAAAAAATCTCAATGGATCATCGGTGGAGACGGTTGGGCGTATGATATCGGCTTTGGCGGATTAGATCACGTGCTAGCAAGCGGTGAGAATGTAAACGTGCTTGTACTTGATACTGAGGTCTATTCAAACACGGGCGGTCAAAGCTCGAAATCAAGCCGCGCAGGCTCTATCGCGCAATTTACGGCTTCAGGCAAACCGGCGCAGAAAAAGGATCTTGGCTATATTGCGATGACTTATGGAAATATCTTCGTAGCTCAAATCAACTCAAATGCAAGCCAAGCAAATACAATAAAAGCTATCCTTGCAGCTGAGGCGTATGATGGTCCAAGTCTTGTTATCGCATACTCGCCTTGTATTGCTCACGGCATAAAAGGCGGCTTGTCGCTATCGGGTAACCAAGCTGAGCTAGCCACTAAGTGTGGTTACTGGCCGACATATGTTTATGATCCGCGCCTAACAAAAGAGGGTAAAAACCCGCTCAAACTAAACTCAAAAGAGCCTGACTGGTCACTTTATGAAGAGTTCTTGTTAAATGAGGTTAGATATAGCGCTCTTAAAAAAACTAATCCAGAACACGCAGATGCGCTTCTAACAAAAAATAAAGAAGATGCAAAGCGCCGTTACCGCCAGCTAAAACGTCTATCGCTAGCCGACTTTAGCGACGAGATCGAGACTAGCGAAGAGTCTTAA
- a CDS encoding aspartate/glutamate racemase family protein, with protein MKKVGLIGGMSYESTITYYNEINRKVNERLGGLNSAEILLSSVNFEEIELCQHENRWDDAGEILSCHARVLELGGADFILICTNTMHKVYERVQSSVKIPVVHIADATLKALKEHGVDKVGLLGTIYTMKETFYKDRLSDGGVEVLLSSEDEMKFINEVIFKELCFGKISATSRDKFLNIISNLASQGAKGVILGCTEIGLLVDQNSTDIKLFDTTFIHIDEAVNLAIN; from the coding sequence ATGAAAAAGGTCGGACTGATTGGCGGTATGAGTTATGAATCAACCATAACCTATTACAATGAAATAAACCGCAAAGTAAATGAAAGACTTGGCGGGCTCAATAGTGCTGAAATTCTGTTAAGTAGTGTAAATTTTGAAGAGATAGAGCTGTGCCAGCATGAAAATAGATGGGATGATGCGGGTGAAATTCTCTCTTGTCACGCTAGGGTTTTAGAGCTTGGCGGTGCTGATTTCATACTCATTTGCACAAACACCATGCATAAAGTTTATGAGAGAGTGCAATCTAGCGTTAAAATACCTGTTGTTCATATAGCTGACGCTACGTTAAAGGCCTTAAAAGAGCATGGCGTGGATAAAGTAGGACTTCTTGGCACGATATATACAATGAAAGAGACGTTTTATAAAGATAGGTTGAGCGATGGCGGAGTAGAAGTTTTGCTTTCAAGTGAGGATGAAATGAAATTTATAAACGAAGTTATATTTAAAGAGCTTTGTTTTGGTAAAATTTCAGCCACATCGCGTGATAAATTTTTAAATATCATCTCAAATTTGGCTAGTCAAGGTGCAAAAGGCGTGATACTTGGTTGCACTGAGATAGGGCTTTTGGTTGACCAAAACAGCACGGATATTAAACTTTTTGATACTACATTTATACATATAGATGAGGCGGTAAATTTGGCGATTAATTAG
- a CDS encoding DUF2325 domain-containing protein, with translation MSVLVIGADEITPIKAVLKDLGAQRIEHWDARNENRVNRKPIPQDTECVVMLTSFLNHNTMKTIKTQAKKRNIPIVCAKRSVSCVFCEYCKVFGLDKEFGCKAE, from the coding sequence ATGTCGGTTTTGGTAATAGGAGCAGATGAAATCACCCCGATAAAGGCTGTTTTGAAGGATTTGGGTGCGCAAAGGATTGAGCATTGGGATGCAAGAAATGAAAATCGCGTGAACCGCAAGCCGATCCCGCAAGATACCGAGTGTGTAGTTATGCTAACAAGCTTTTTAAACCACAACACGATGAAAACCATAAAAACTCAAGCCAAAAAGCGCAACATCCCGATAGTTTGTGCCAAAAGAAGTGTTAGCTGCGTCTTTTGCGAGTATTGTAAAGTCTTTGGACTAGATAAGGAATTTGGATGCAAAGCGGAATAA
- a CDS encoding PTS transporter subunit IIC yields the protein MQDKFKEFLLKKDVVISGRRYAIDALSAMAQGLFASLLIGTILSTIGKQAGVEILTQIANFAIASKGAAMAVAIGYALNAPALVMFSLCAVGYASDTLGGAGGPLAVYVVALAACEVGKIVSIKNSINIILTPVVTVVFGCVLAMWIAPFIGAVAMSVGKAVMVSTELYPVLMGAIVAAVIGMALTLPISSAAICAGFGLTGLAGGAALAGCCAQMVGFAVMSYKANGFGGFIAQSIGTSMLQMGNIAKKPIIWIPIIIVSAINGAIAAILGFQMNGAAIASGMGTCAFVGQMGVYTGWLADVANGTKVGISGFDWAVLLGISFIIPAFLAVAFGGIFKRYGLFNDEDLSLSRQKS from the coding sequence ATGCAAGATAAATTTAAGGAATTTTTACTTAAAAAAGACGTGGTAATCTCTGGGCGTAGATACGCTATAGACGCACTGTCGGCAATGGCGCAGGGTTTATTTGCTTCACTTCTTATCGGTACGATATTATCTACTATCGGCAAGCAAGCTGGAGTGGAAATTTTAACTCAAATCGCAAATTTTGCCATAGCTTCAAAAGGTGCTGCGATGGCGGTTGCTATCGGATACGCATTAAATGCACCGGCTCTTGTGATGTTTTCTTTGTGTGCGGTTGGATACGCAAGCGACACACTAGGTGGCGCAGGTGGACCGCTTGCTGTATATGTAGTGGCACTAGCGGCTTGTGAAGTAGGTAAGATAGTAAGCATAAAAAATAGTATAAATATCATACTAACTCCAGTTGTTACGGTTGTTTTTGGTTGTGTGTTAGCTATGTGGATAGCTCCGTTTATAGGTGCTGTGGCCATGTCTGTCGGTAAGGCCGTAATGGTATCGACCGAACTTTATCCGGTACTAATGGGCGCTATCGTGGCGGCTGTGATTGGAATGGCGCTTACCTTGCCGATTAGTTCGGCTGCTATTTGTGCTGGGTTTGGGCTTACAGGGCTTGCCGGAGGTGCGGCACTTGCCGGTTGTTGCGCACAGATGGTTGGATTTGCAGTGATGAGTTATAAGGCAAACGGTTTTGGCGGCTTTATCGCTCAAAGCATAGGAACAAGTATGCTACAAATGGGCAATATCGCTAAAAAGCCTATCATTTGGATACCCATCATTATAGTTTCAGCCATAAATGGTGCGATCGCTGCGATATTAGGGTTTCAAATGAACGGGGCAGCCATCGCTTCAGGAATGGGAACATGCGCTTTTGTGGGACAGATGGGAGTATATACTGGTTGGCTAGCCGATGTGGCAAATGGAACAAAAGTCGGCATATCAGGCTTTGACTGGGCTGTTTTGCTTGGAATTTCTTTTATAATCCCTGCCTTTTTGGCGGTAGCATTTGGAGGAATTTTTAAAAGATATGGGCTTTTTAACGACGAAGACTTGAGTTTAAGTAGGCAAAAATCTTAA
- the fldA gene encoding flavodoxin FldA — translation MIGIIYGSSMGNTEEAAQFLSENLGLDNEVLNVCDASAQKLNGYDKLILGTSTWGSGDLQDDWDSFDFGGLNLEGKTVAFFGMGDSESYSDEYCNGMAKLYDAIMEKGAKAVGEVSTDGYTFDGSDAVRNGKFVGLALDADNESEKTEERILAWINEIKPLFA, via the coding sequence ATGATAGGTATAATTTACGGTAGCAGTATGGGAAATACTGAAGAGGCAGCTCAATTTTTAAGTGAAAATTTGGGCCTTGATAACGAAGTTTTAAATGTTTGCGATGCTAGCGCCCAGAAGTTAAACGGATATGATAAATTGATCCTAGGCACTTCTACATGGGGTAGTGGCGATTTGCAAGACGACTGGGATTCGTTTGATTTTGGTGGATTAAATTTAGAGGGTAAAACTGTTGCATTTTTTGGCATGGGTGATAGCGAGAGCTATTCTGATGAGTATTGCAACGGTATGGCAAAACTTTATGATGCCATCATGGAAAAAGGCGCTAAGGCTGTTGGCGAAGTAAGTACAGATGGATACACATTCGATGGCTCTGATGCCGTGAGAAATGGTAAATTTGTCGGTCTTGCGCTTGATGCGGACAATGAAAGCGAGAAAACCGAAGAGAGAATTCTTGCTTGGATTAATGAGATAAAACCTCTATTTGCATAA
- a CDS encoding c-type cytochrome, whose product MKELKIFAIVVFLSGVLYWGIEPYAHSKLHPHTAAAEFDYSKEDELHAKNVLEVKKAALQSAKELKDEAKINAAQADVDSAQASLDEYVAFWNEIKAIDFSKGDATKGADTFLAAGCTGCHGIEAAGMPSAMDNATASASFGVVPPDLSTAGFIYDDMFLAAVIKNPTLAVKLGHKFNDENPFPMLPFFGAGGDMNEELADMVAYLKSIANKYAQEHNGISDEKLFEDACQRCHDNKYDNKYTLSNRIDLATYMGSNPPDLSMMIRAKNSDNYLTKLINDPQKMLAGTSMPRVGLNEKATEQIVSYMEKVGDSKKDERSSVGIYTMVYFLILSIFAWLWKRKVWSDLH is encoded by the coding sequence ATGAAAGAGCTTAAAATTTTTGCCATAGTTGTTTTTCTATCTGGCGTTTTATACTGGGGTATTGAGCCTTATGCTCACTCAAAACTTCACCCTCATACGGCTGCGGCTGAATTTGACTACTCAAAAGAGGATGAGCTTCACGCCAAGAATGTCCTAGAGGTCAAAAAAGCTGCACTACAAAGCGCGAAAGAACTTAAAGATGAAGCTAAGATAAATGCCGCACAAGCAGATGTAGACAGTGCTCAAGCTTCGCTGGACGAGTATGTTGCATTTTGGAACGAGATAAAAGCTATCGACTTTAGTAAAGGTGACGCAACAAAAGGAGCTGATACGTTTTTGGCAGCAGGTTGTACCGGTTGCCACGGTATAGAGGCTGCGGGCATGCCTTCTGCTATGGATAATGCTACTGCAAGCGCTAGCTTTGGCGTTGTTCCGCCTGATCTTAGCACGGCAGGTTTTATATATGATGATATGTTCTTGGCTGCGGTTATAAAAAACCCTACACTAGCTGTAAAACTAGGTCATAAATTTAACGACGAAAATCCGTTTCCTATGTTACCGTTCTTTGGCGCAGGTGGCGACATGAATGAAGAGCTAGCCGATATGGTTGCTTACTTAAAATCAATAGCCAACAAATATGCCCAAGAGCACAATGGCATAAGCGATGAAAAGTTATTTGAGGACGCGTGCCAGCGTTGTCACGACAACAAATACGACAACAAATACACTCTATCAAATCGTATAGATCTAGCAACTTACATGGGTTCAAATCCGCCTGATCTATCTATGATGATAAGAGCTAAAAATTCAGACAACTACCTAACAAAGCTTATCAATGATCCGCAAAAAATGCTTGCTGGAACATCTATGCCACGTGTTGGCTTAAATGAAAAAGCAACCGAGCAGATCGTAAGCTATATGGAAAAAGTAGGCGATAGTAAAAAAGATGAGCGCTCAAGTGTGGGAATTTATACGATGGTATATTTCTTGATACTTAGTATATTTGCTTGGCTTTGGAAACGTAAAGTTTGGAGTGATCTTCATTAA